The following proteins come from a genomic window of Candidatus Fusobacterium pullicola:
- the murC gene encoding UDP-N-acetylmuramate--L-alanine ligase — MKKIYFIGINGIGMSGLAKIMKCKGYEVEGSDLSRSYVTDELESIGIAVHNEHSEKNLEGKNFDMIIASSAIKKENPEYICALENGIKVVKRGELLAMLLNEESGIAVAGTHGKTTTSSMAASVMLPLDPTIVVGGILPEIGSNAKPGKSSFFIAEADESDNSFLYMNPKYSIITNIEADHLENHGSLENIIKSFSKFIDQTSEEVFICSDCEILRGLAATKEDKKITRYSIKDRTADIFADNIVIEAGKTSYDVMIKGEKVGRFTLYIPGEHNILNSLPVIYLALEFGLEEKDIERAFEKFRGSKRRYEILYSGNGIKVIDDYAHHPTEIKATLQGARSIENSGITVIFQPHRYSRVKFLLDNFKNAFDLADEVILLPIYSAGEKDNFGVTIKDLQSVIANPKVVIEKNPQNIDEMLMNFEGNRVFMFMGAGDISKIAHRVAEKLEGKYR, encoded by the coding sequence TTGAAAAAGATATATTTTATAGGAATAAATGGGATAGGAATGAGTGGACTTGCAAAAATTATGAAGTGCAAGGGTTATGAAGTAGAGGGAAGTGACTTAAGCCGTTCTTATGTAACTGATGAGTTAGAGAGTATAGGAATAGCAGTTCATAATGAACACTCAGAAAAGAATTTAGAGGGTAAAAATTTTGATATGATTATAGCTTCAAGTGCTATAAAGAAAGAGAACCCAGAGTATATATGCGCTTTAGAAAATGGTATAAAAGTTGTTAAAAGAGGAGAGTTACTGGCTATGCTTTTAAATGAAGAGAGTGGAATAGCAGTAGCAGGAACTCATGGAAAAACAACAACAAGTTCAATGGCAGCATCTGTAATGTTACCATTAGATCCAACTATTGTTGTAGGAGGAATCTTACCTGAGATAGGTTCAAATGCAAAACCAGGAAAATCAAGCTTTTTTATAGCTGAAGCTGATGAGAGTGATAATTCTTTCTTATATATGAATCCAAAGTATTCAATAATAACAAATATAGAGGCTGATCATTTAGAAAATCATGGTTCACTAGAAAATATAATTAAATCTTTTTCTAAGTTTATAGATCAAACTTCTGAAGAGGTATTTATATGTTCTGACTGTGAAATCTTAAGAGGATTAGCAGCAACTAAAGAGGATAAAAAGATAACTAGATATAGTATAAAAGACAGAACAGCTGATATATTTGCTGATAATATTGTAATAGAAGCTGGAAAAACAAGTTATGATGTAATGATAAAAGGTGAGAAGGTAGGAAGATTTACTCTTTATATTCCTGGAGAGCACAATATTTTAAACTCTCTTCCAGTTATCTATTTAGCACTTGAGTTTGGACTAGAGGAGAAGGATATAGAGAGAGCCTTTGAAAAGTTTAGAGGTTCTAAAAGAAGATATGAGATATTATACAGTGGAAATGGGATAAAGGTAATTGATGACTATGCCCATCATCCTACAGAGATAAAGGCTACTTTACAAGGAGCTAGATCAATAGAAAATAGTGGAATAACTGTTATTTTTCAACCACATCGTTATAGTAGAGTCAAGTTTCTATTAGATAACTTTAAAAATGCCTTTGATCTAGCAGATGAAGTTATACTTTTACCTATATATAGTGCTGGAGAAAAGGATAATTTTGGAGTAACAATAAAGGATCTACAAAGTGTAATTGCTAATCCTAAAGTGGTTATTGAGAAAAATCCACAAAATATAGATGAGATGTTGATGAATTTTGAGGGGAATAGAGTATTTATGTTTATGGGAGCTGGAGATATATCGAAGATTGCCCATAGAGTTGCAGAAAAATTAGAAGGGAAATATAGATAA